The following proteins come from a genomic window of Aspergillus oryzae RIB40 DNA, chromosome 4:
- a CDS encoding nuclear export protein Noc3 (protein involved in the nuclear export of pre-ribosomes) has protein sequence MAPGRTNKRRRLSPPGDEGNGTSKTSKASALNNFYSNASEWDLEQDYERRPRKLGKKDKERTRLPIKTAEGLQNLEEPELEESDSFLGTDGDEEDAASDAEDDMDEDEETPAEEEKPKIPLKLQILQAKEELAKLATLINEDPEEHLGSFKTMAEMVNNGAHVAIKKLALASQAAIFKDVIPGYRIRPLSEGEMTTKLSKEVRKLQNYEQSLLSHYKHYVQKLTELTKSSKASQEEVDPSLKSIAINCACNMLLSVPHFNFRSELLKILVNRLAKRQVDADFIKCRETLEEVFSRDEDGVVSLEAVRLLSKMMKAKEFRINESVLDTFLHLRLLSEFSSKASRDRVDREPEENTFRGKKKQKKEFRTKRERKIEKERKAVEKDMKEADALVSHEERDKNQAETLKLVFGVYFRILKLRIPAFMGPVLEGLAKYAHLINQDFFGDLLEALKDLIGHADRDELEDDVEDEDSESATTSRDSQREALLCTVTAFALLQGQDASKAASTLHLDLSFFIKHLYHSLYSHSINPDIEFNPNKSLRLPDPDDNSSPQQLKRNKVNFQTPTVLLLHCLQSTLLSRAQGIPPPVRVGSFTKRLLTTSLQVPEKSAIATLSLLNQVAKHHANRISSLWHSEERKGDGVYNPYATDIEATNVFAGTVWEGELLRLHYCPQVRDAAVDMEKMISRK, from the coding sequence ATGGCTCCAGGACGCACGAATAAAAGGAGACGCCTGAGTCCTCCTGGTGATGAAGGCAATGGCACCTCGAAAACCTCCAAAGCCTCAGCCTTGAACAACTTCTACAGCAACGCCTCCGAATGGGACCTCGAACAAGATTACGAGCGCCGTCCGCGCAAATTGGGcaagaaggataaggagagGACAAGGCTACCTATCAAAACCGCGGAGGGTTTGCAAAACCTTGAGGAACCGGAGCTTGAAGAGTCTgacagcttccttggcactgatggcgatgaggaggatgcagCCTCCGACGCCGAGGATGAcatggacgaggatgaggaaacacctgctgaggaggagaagcccaaaATTCCGTTGAAATTGCAGATCTTACAGGCGAAAGAAGAACTTGCAAAATTGGCAACTTTGATCAATGAAGACCCGGAGGAACATCTTGGCTCTTTCAAAACAATGGCTGAAATGGTAAATAACGGCGCGCACGTTGCAATCAAGAAGCTGGCGCTTGCCTCGCAAGCTGCAATATTCAAGGATGTGATCCCGGGCTACCGCATCCGTCCTCTCAGCGAAGGCGAAATGACCACTAAGTTATCGAAAGAAGTGCGCAAACTGCAAAACTACGAACAATCTCTTCTCTCGCATTATAAACACTACGTTCAGAAGTTGACTGAGCTTACAAAGTCATCTAAAGCCTCACAGGAGGAAGTTGATCCTAGCTTAAAAAGTATTGCGATCAACTGCGCCTGCAACATGCTCCTTTCCGTACCGCATTTCAACTTTCGGTCGGAGCTCTTGAAAATTCTTGTCAACCGGCTCGCAAAGAGACAAGTGGATGCTGATTTTATCAAATGCCGGGAAACACTCGAAGAAGTTTTCTCAAGAGATGAGGACGGAGTTGTCTCCCTTGAAGCCGTTCGCCTCCtgtcgaagatgatgaaggcgAAGGAATTTAGAATCAACGAAAGCGTTTTGGACACCTTCTTGCACCTCCGACTGCTCTCCGAATTTTCTTCCAAGGCATCAAGAGACCGGGTCGACCGTGAGCCAGAGGAGAATACATTCcgtgggaagaagaagcaaaagaaagaattccGCACTAAACGGGAACGCAAGATCGAAAAGGAGCGGAAAgccgtggagaaggatatgaAGGAAGCCGACGCCTTAGTATCCCACGAGGAAAGAGATAAGAACCAAGCAGAGACCTTGAAACTTGTGTTTGGGGTCTACTTCCGCATTTTGAAACTTCGCATTCCTGCTTTTATGGGCCCGGTACTCGAGGGCCTTGCTAAATACGCGCATCTGATCAACCAAGATTTCTTTGGCGACTTACTCGAAGCCCTGAAGGACTTGATTGGGCACGCTGATCGGGACGAACTTGAAGACgacgtggaggatgaggattCTGAATCCGCGACAACATCAAGAGATTCTCAGCGCGAAGCTCTCCTTTGTACCGTCACTGCCTTTGCGCTCCTTCAAGGACAGGATGCTAGCAAGGCGGCAAGCACACTTCATCTTGATCTAAGCTTTTTCATCAAGCATCTTTATCACTCCCTATACTCTCACTCAATCAACCCTGACATCGAATTCAACCCCAACAAATCTCTTCGGCTCCCCGACCCAGATGACAACAGTTCGCCACAGCAACTTAAGAGGAATAAGGTCAACTTTCAGACTCCGACAGTTCTGCTGCTTCACTGCCTTCAGTCCACACTTTTGTCCCGCGCACAAGGAATACCACCTCCTGTGCGTGTTGGTAGCTTCACTAAACGACTCCTGACGACATCACTCCAGGTTCCTGAGAAGTCCGCCATTGCTACGCTTTCCCTTCTAAACCAAGTAGCGAAGCATCACGCAAACCGTATCTCTTCATTGTGGCACAGTGAGGAGCGTAAAGGCGATGGTGTTTATAACCCCTACGCAACAGATATAGAAGCAACCAATGTCTTTGCCGGGACGGTATGGGAGGGAGAATTACTGCGACTACACTACTGTCCCCAAGTCCGTGATGCTGCCGtggatatggagaagatgatctcGAGGAAGTAA
- a CDS encoding ribosome biogenesis protein NIP7 (ribosome biogenesis protein NIP7) — translation MRQLTEQETKTLFEKLANYTGRSLNNLITTSDDPNDRYVFRLHGNRVYYMKLSLANLSTAIPRANLLSLGTCIGKFTKSGQFRLHITALDVIAPHARYKVWIKQNGEMPFLYGGNVVKAHVNRWSDDCPEHAGVVVFNSNDTPLGFGVTARSSAEARKLEPTAITVFRQGDIGEYLREEDTLFTT, via the exons ATGCGTCAACTCACTGAACAAGAGACGAAAACGCTTTTCGAGAAATTGGCCAACTATACTGGTCGCTCGTTGAACAACCTCATTACCACCTCCGATGACCCCAATGACCGATATGTATTCCGTCTCCATGGAAATCGCGTCTATTATATGAAACTGTCCTTGGCCAATCTTTCGACAGCCATTCCTCGCGCAAACCTTCTCTCACTTGGTACCTGCATCGGAAAGTTCACCAAGAGTGGTCAGTTCAGGCTGCACATCACCG CCCTGGATGTGATTGCTCCCCACGCGAGATACAAGGTCTGGATCAAACAGAATGGAGAGATGCCCTTCCTGTATGGTGGAAATGTGGTAAAGGCACACGTCAACCGGTGGTCAGACGATTGTCCAGAACACGCAGGTGTTGTTGTCTTCAACTCGAATGATACTCCATTG GGCTTTGGTGTTACCGCCCGCTCTAGTGCTGAAGCGAGGAAATTGGAGCCAACAGCAATTACCGTGTTCCGTCAGGGAGATATAGGGGAATACCTGAGAGAG GAAGATACTCTCTTTACGACGTAA
- a CDS encoding uncharacterized protein (predicted protein) — protein MRTRSSGKSEYLCLPLAKPTRASKRRKFFQSPQGAGGATSSINKIFDSYRDSPDDNPDGIGIEGAMKFLGDIQVQLDEVTCLGIAELLKSPSMGEFTREGFLNGWRAVG, from the exons ATGAGAACCCGCTCCTCTGGAAAGTCGGAATACTTATGCCTTCCGTTGGCCAAGCCTACGCGTGCCTCCAAGAGGCGAAA GTTTTTCCAGAGTCCCCAGGGCGCAGGGGGTgccacctcctccatcaacAAGATATTCGACAGCTATCGAG ACTCTCCGGATGACAACCCCGATGGCATCGGCATTGAAGGAGCGATGAAATTCCTCGGCGATATCCAAGTGCAACTAGACGAAGTGACATGTCTCGGCATTGCAGAACTTCTGAAATCACCGTCTATGGGCGAGTTTACTAGAGAGGGATTCTTGAATGGATGGAGGGCTGTCGGGTaa
- a CDS encoding DCN1-like protein (predicted protein), which yields MVAHADNLRSRIPTQPDLFRRVYRYTFPLCRMQGQRNLQFEIAAEQWKLFFTPDKGGVQWETETTPWLDWWIEFMEERGKKPVNKDLWEQVEVFMRKTLDDERFGWWSADGAWPGALDDFVVWVQKKRGDNMEVE from the coding sequence ATGGTTGCCCACGCTGACAATCTCCGATCGCGGATCCCCACGCAGCCGGATCTCTTCCGTCGCGTGTACCGCTATACCTTCCCTCTCTGCCGGATGCAGGGCCAGCGGAACCTCCAGTTTGAGATCGCAGCCGAACAATGGAAACTATTCTTTACGCCGGACAAGGGCGGAGTCCAGTGGGAGACGGAGACGACTCCATGGTTGGACTGGTGGATCGAATTCATGGAGGAGCGCGGAAAGAAACCCGTCAACAAGGATCTGTGGGAACAGGTTGAGGTCTTCATGCGGAAGACTCTTGACGATGAGCGGTTTGGGTGGTGGAGTGCGGACGGCGCATGGCCTGGGGCACTTGATGATTTTGTCGTCTGggtgcagaagaagagaggagatAATATGGAGGTAGAGTGA
- a CDS encoding Mpv17/PMP22 family protein (predicted protein): MSVKFQDKFQDQVTQQVTEQIKGQIQGQFQEEAAKSIRQDTKELVHKVGERLTGGNPQNGYMAMYLRQLQKNPLRTKMLTSGVLSASQEYLASWIANDVSRNGHYFSARVPKMLLYGMFVAAPLGHFLVGILQKLFAGRTSLKAKILQILFSNLIISPIQNAVYLSSMAVITGARTFHQVRATVRAGFMPVMKVSWITSPLALAFAQKFLPEHTWVPFFNIIGFFIGTYVNTHTKRKRLEALRKVNALFNLFIPETNSQS; encoded by the exons ATGTCCGTGAAATTCCAGGATAAGTTCCAAGACCAGGTCACGCAACAGGTCACCGAGCAGATCAAGGGCCAAATCCAGGGACAGTTTCAGGAGGAGGCTGCGAAGTCAATTCGCCAAGACACAAAGGAATTGGTGCACAAGGTCGGCGAACGCTTGACCGGCGGAAACCCTCAGAATGGCTATATGGCT ATGTACCTGCGTCAGCTGCAGAAGAACCCTCTGCGCACGAAGATGTTGACGTCGGGTGTGCTTTCCGCATCTCAAGAATACTTGGCCTCGTGGATCGCGAATGATGTCAGCCGGAATGGACACTACTTCAGCGCTCGCGTTCCCAAAATGCTCCTCTACGGCATGTTTGTCGCTGCCCCATTGGGCCACTTTCTTGTGGGCATCCTCCAAAAGCTCTTTGCCGGCCGCACAAGCCTGAAGGCCAAGATCCTCCAGATTCTCTTTAGCAATCTCATC ATCTCCCCCATCCAAAACGCGGTGTACCTGTCGTCGATGGCCGTCATTACTGGCGCGCGCACCTTCCATCAGGTTCGCGCAACCGTCCGCGCCGGTTTCATGCCCGTCATGAAAGTCAGCTGGATCACTTCCCCTCTCGCACTCGCGTTCGCCCAGAAGTTCCTCCCTGAGCACACCTGGGTGccattcttcaacatcatcggTTTCTTCATTGGAACCTACGTCAACACCCACACTAAGAGAAAGCGCCTCGAGGCCCTGAGAAAGGTAAATGCCCTCTTCAACCTTTTCATCCCAGAGACTAATTCGCAATCCTAA
- a CDS encoding uncharacterized protein (predicted protein): MADSEQGDSGGNTGIHQTGSLPILQVPPLTSNYRLVRQYQVSTQEDYVWPAPELQLPLDYQNYYTGHPLMAPPTTQSAVRQRRCHHSVVERQFCVDRMETCNSCGRRPFLGWLYLCVEDTSGFSDPLDPINGPFLSPWILKAMEDGHYTTEQKEIVIHQKLNVVRTAERERGPVPPPLSMLYAERSAQNGHNLDDPWVELVEDVSQRDESAPRTSESTVRLDHPEQTSQLLQRSHPSLPCTFQACRHCERRHGNLEERTWISLNEICNDPSIPPPDSWELLERPVSDANILRNLELPSGHFWPGSPNASSSDYSITESCEDISARLYSQENTTSTNLHELLHQSLNISVRSVESEQAVASYTSRLSESIVVGMAISAFDDHLASLPWPDSLEHGHDDGNTE; the protein is encoded by the coding sequence ATGGCAGACAGTGAACAGGGTGACTCCGGAGGGAACACAGGTATTCACCAAACCGGTTCACTCCCTATCCTACAAGTGCCTCCTTTAACATCCAACTATCGTCTGGTTCGCCAATATCAAGTTTCCACCCAAGAAGATTACGTTTGGCCTGCCCCGGAACTGCAGCTACCTCTCGACTATCAGAATTATTATACTGGACACCCGCTCATGGCTCCTCCGACAACCCAGTCAGCTGTCCGCCAGCGTCGCTGTCATCACAGTGTGGTGGAACGCCAGTTCTGCGTTGATCGTATGGAAACATGCAACTCATGTGGACGACGGCCATTCCTCGGATGGCTCTACCTCTGTGTTGAGGACACTTCGGGTTTCTCTGATCCCTTGGATCCCATCAATGGTCCATTCCTCAGTCCATGGATACTGAAAGCCATGGAAGATGGTCACTATACGacagaacagaaagaaatcgTGATTCACCAGAAATTGAACGTTGTGAGGACGGcggagagagaaagaggccCCGTACCTCCACCGTTATCTATGCTCTATGCAGAGCGTAGTGCGCAAAACGGTCACAATCTAGATGATCCATGGGTAGAATTGGTAGAGGATGTCAGCCAGCGGGATGAGAGTGCTCCCAGAACCAGCGAATCAACGGTTCGCCTCGACCATCCTGAGCAAACCTCGCAGCTACTCCAGCGCTCacacccttctcttccatgcACTTTCCAGGCTTGTCGTCACTGCGAGCGTCGCCATGGTAACCTCGAGGAGCGCACCTGGATAAGTCTCAATGAAATCTGCAATGATCCTTCTATTCCCCCTCCAGACTCATGGGAACTGCTCGAGAGGCCTGTCTCCGATGCCAATATTCTTCGAAACTTAGAGCTGCCCTCTGGGCATTTCTGGCCTGGTTCTCCAAATGCGAGTTCCTCAGATTACAGCATCACAGAAAGCTGCGAAGATATAAGCGCTAGGCTCTATTCTCAGGAGAATACCACGAGCACTAATCTCCATGAGCTTCTGCATCAGTCTCTGAATATATCGGTCAGAAGTGTCGAATCAGAACAGGCCGTTGCATCTTATACGAGCCGGCTAAGTGAAAGTATTGTCGTTGGGATGGCTATCTCTGCGTTCGATGATCACTTGGCATCGCTTCCGTGGCCAGACTCGTTAGAGCAcggtcatgatgatggcaacACCGAGTAA
- a CDS encoding uncharacterized protein (predicted protein) has translation MADTENPPDSSAPAVAEPPNVGKSASPAGGSPPQPSSLSVAQRQLLGALRATDVTIGRLDKLMSSAYGQERVFAVTGYLTHALHHLLASAPWIALQTRLGLLARLRSKTKPVASNSTPSQSRLLALSALMSETRYSLRLLGLFPLWTWGSATLKSPPSDRILYALTLLQVAVNMIYQALENAGFLASKGVISKKFIDRWGGIDKWYIWSTRAWFGHIFFQFFVLWREHVLRKKRMSGEVSDEKKEEALRAEVRAWKKSLVNNTCWAPLCLHWCFEKGIGFPDSLSGVVSFMAGGWGVYDLWTATAKS, from the exons ATGGCTGACACTGAAAATCCCCCTGACTCTTCTGCGCCCGCCGTTGCCGAACCACCAAATGTGGGGAAATCGGCCAGTCCCGCGGGGGGTTCACCACCGCAACCTTCGTCTTTGAGTGTTGCTCAGCGCCAGCTGCTAGGAGCCCTCAGGGCAACCGACGTCACCATAGGCCGCTTGGACAA GCTCATGTCCTCGGCCTATGGTCAAGAACGAGTTTTTGCTGTCACCGGTTATCTCACCCATGCGCTCCATCACCTCCTCGCATCCGCACCATGGATTGCCCTCCAAACACGGCTCGGCCTTCTGGCCCGATTGAGATCAAAAACCAAGCCTGTCGCATCTAACTCGACTCCCTCGCAATCTCGACTGCTTGCCCTCTCTGCTCTCATGTCGGAAACCCGCTATAGCCTTCGGCTCTTGGgcctctttcctctctgGACTTGGGGTTCCGCTACATTAAAATCTCCCCCGTCGGACCGCATCCTCTACGCTCTCACCCTTCTCCAAGTGGCAGTGAACATGATCTACCAAGCCCTTGAGAATGCCGGCTTCCTAGCTTCCAAGGGAGTAATCTCGAAGAAGTTCATCGACCGCTGGGGCGGTATTGACAAGTGGTACATATGGAGTACACGGGCCTGGTTCGGtcacatcttcttccagttcttcgTACTGTGGAGAGAGCACGTgctccggaagaagagaatgagtGGTGAAGTGtcggatgagaagaaggaggaagcgTTGAGAGCCGAGGTTCGCgcctggaagaagagcctggTGAATAACACCTGCTGGGCCCCGTTGTGTCTTCACTGGTGCTTCGAAAAAGGAATTGGTTTCCCTGACAGCTTGAGCGGCGTTGTTAGCTTCATGGCTGGGGGTTGGGGAGTTTACGACCTATGGACCGCAACTGCGAAGTCCTAG
- a CDS encoding uncharacterized protein (predicted protein) — protein sequence MECKPWYPADFNQALLNTFTEETLKELLERPDCAPRFVYGVLMLPTVLKYFIGEDPATDITKRMTRACISGYMLYQISPKSPPVVVETSNPHDTVHGMLVLGLDVNQRNLIYELEGGLMNLVDVRAQIRLKDGSLPCHDICSGRMVDAGMFVWHGSKEGLIPVESTAWPLDWFLKEKFYENIVNSQHRNLLDGSGLFL from the coding sequence ATGGAGTGTAAACCATGGTATCCAGCCGACTTCAACCAAGCTCTCCTGAACACCTTCACAGAGGAAACATTAAAAGAGCTCCTCGAAAGGCCAGACTGTGCACCGCGCTTCGTATACGGAGTGTTAATGCTCCCCACCGTACTCAAGTACTTCATAGGAGAAGACCCAGCCACCGACATCACAAAACGAATGACTCGCGCATGCATATCAGGGTATATGCTCTACCAGATCTCACCGAAGAGTCCGCCTGTCGTTGTCGAAACCTCCAATCCACACGATACAGTGCACGGAATGCTCGTGTTGGGGCTGGACGTGAATCAGCGGAACTTGATTTACGAGCTTGAAGGAGGACTTATGAACTTGGTGGATGTGAGGGCTCAGATTCGTCTGAAGGATGGTAGCTTACCTTGCCATGATATTTGCAGTGGACGGATGGTTGATGCTGGTATGTTTGTTTGGCATGGTTCGAAGGAGGGCCTGATACCTGTCGAGAGCACAGCTTGGCCACTGGATTGGTTTTTGAAAGAGAAGTTCTATGAGAACATTGTTAACTCCCAGCACAGGAATTTGCTGGACGGATCGGGATTGTTCCTGTAA
- the cdc48 gene encoding AAA family ATPase CDC48 (AAA+-type ATPase) — MSAEPDHTHDKKRVHLQDASGAEKKEELDTATAILKKKKKPNSLIVTDAVNDDNSVIALSNNTMETLQLFRGDTVLVKGKKRKDTVLIVLADDDLDDGSARINRVVRHNLRVKHGDVITVHPCPDIKYAKRIAVLPIADTVEGLTGSLFDVFLAPYFREAYRPVRQGDLFTVRGGMRQVEFKVVEVDPPEYGIVAQDTVIHCEGEPIQREDEEGNLNEVGYDDIGGCRKQMAQIRELVELPLRHPQLFKSIGIKPPRGILMYGPPGTGKTLMARAVANETGAFFFLINGPEIMSKMAGESESNLRKAFEEAEKNSPAIIFIDEIDSIAPKREKTNGEVERRVVSQLLTLMDGMKARSNVVVMAATNRPNSIDPALRRFGRFDREVDIGIPDPTGRLEIMQIHTKNMKLGEDVDLETIAAETHGYVGSDLASLCSEAAMQQIREKMDLIDLDEDTIDAEVLDSLGVTMENFRYALGVSNPSALREVAVVEVPNVRWEDIGGLEEVKRELIESVQYPVDHPEKYQKFGLSPSRGVLFYGPPGTGKTMLAKAVANECAANFISVKGPELLSMWFGESESNIRDIFDKARAAAPCVVFLDELDSIAKSRGGSVGDAGGASDRVVNQLLTEMDGMTSKKNVFVIGATNRPEQLDAALVRPGRLDTLVYVPLPDQASREGILKAQLRKTPVAPDVDLPFIASKTHGFSGADLGFVTQRAVKLAIKQSITADIERQKQREANGEDIKMDEDEEVDEEDPVPELTRAHFEEAMKTARRSVSDVEIRRYEAFAQSLKNSGGSSFFRFPSAGEVQDNNTFGEAGNDDSLYD; from the exons ATGAGCGCAGAACCCGACCATACTCATGATAAGAAGAGGGTGCACCTCCA GGACGCCTCTGGcgccgagaagaaagag GAACTCGATACCGCGACAGCCATcctaaagaagaagaagaagcccaaCTCATTGAT TGTGACCGATGCCGTCAACGATGATAACTCCGTTATTGCCCTATCCAACAACACTATGGAAActctccaactcttccgcGGTGACACAGTTCTGGTTAAGGGCAAGAAGCGGAAAGACACCGTTCTGATTGTGTTGgcggatgatgatcttgacgATGGAAGTGCCCGCATCAACCGTGTGGTGAGGCACAACCTCCGTGTCAAGCACGGCGATGTCATCACTGTTCACCCATGCCCCGATATTAAATAT GCCAAGCGTATTGCCGTTCTCCCCATCGCAGACACTGTTGAGGGTCTCACCGGCTCCTTGTTCGACGTCTTCCTTGCCCCCTACTTCCGCGAAGCCTACAGACCCGTGAGACAGGGTGACCTGTTCACAGTAAGAGGAGGTATGAGACAAGTAGAATTCAAGGTCGTTGAGGTGGATCCTCCAGAGTACGGCATTGTTGCACAAGATACCGTGATCCACTGTGAGGGTGAGCCAATCCAGcgcgaggatgaggagggtAACCTCAACGAGGTCGGTTACGATGACATTGGTGGTTGCCGGAAACAGATGGCACAGATCCGAGAATTGGTGGAGCTACCCCTCCGTCATCCTCAGCTGTTCAAGTCCATTGGTATCAAGCCTCCTCGCGGTATCCTCATGTACGGTCCTCCCGGTACTGGTAAGACTCTGATGGCTCGTGCCGTGGCAAACGAGACCGgcgctttcttcttcttgatcaacGGTCCCGAGATCATGTCCAAGATGGCCGGTGAGTCCGAATCGAATCTGCGCAAGGCCTttgaggaggctgagaagaacTCCCCCGCtatcatcttcattgatgaAATTGATTCTATCGCCCCCAAGCGTGAGAAGACCAATGGTGAAGTTGAGCGCCGTGTTGTCTCTCAGCTCCTCACCCTGATGGACGGCATGAAGGCTCGTTCCAACGTTGTCGTCATGGCCGCCACTAACCGCCCCAACTCTATCGATCCTGCTCTCCGTCGTTTCGGTCGTTTCGATCGTGAGGTCGATATTGGTATTCCCGACCCCACTGGCCGCCTGGAGATTATGCAGATCCACACCAAGAACATGAAGCTCGGAGAGGACGTTGACCTGGAGACCATCGCCGCTGAGACCCATGGTTACGTCGGCTCTGATCTTGCTTCTCTCTGCTCTGAGGCTGCCATGCAACAGATTCGTGAGAAGATGGATTTGATCGATCTGGACGAGGATACCATTGATGCTGAGGTGCTCGACTCTCTTGGTGTCACCATGGAGAACTTCCGTTACGCCCTTGGCGTCTCTAACCCCTCCGCGCTTCGCGAAGTGGCTGTTGTCGAGGTGCCCAACGTTCGGTGGGAGGACATTGGTGGTCTCGAGGAGGTCAAGCGCGAGCTCATCGAGAGCGTGCAGTACCCCGTGGACCACCCCGAGAAGTACCAAAAGTTCGGTCTTTCACCTTCTCGAGGTGTGCTGTTCTACGGTCCTCCTGGTACTGGTAAGACCATGCTTGCCAAGGCTGTCGCTAATGAGTGCGCTGCCAACTTCATCTCCGTCAAGGGCCCTGAACTGCTCTCTATGTGGTTTGGTGAGTCTGAGAGCAACATCCGGGATATCTTCGACAAGGCCCGTGCTGCCGCTCCTTGTGTCGTCTTCCTGGATGAGTTGGATTCGATCGCCAAGTCTCGTGGTGGCTCTGTTGGCGATGCTGGTGGTGCCTCTGACCGTGTCGTCAACCAGCTCCTGACCG AAATGGACGGCATGACctccaagaagaatgtcttcgtcatcggTGCCACAAACAGACCCGAGCAGCTTGATGCTGCCCTTGTCCGTCCTGGTCGTCTGGACACTCTTGTCTACGTTCCCCTGCCCGACCAGGCTTCTCGTGAGGGTATCCTCAAGGCCCAGCTGCGCAAGACCCCTGTCGCACCCGATGTCGACTTGCCCTTCATTGCCAGCAAGACCCACGGGTTCTCTGGTGCTGATCTTGGATTCGTTACTCAACGTGCTGTTAAGCTGGCCATCAAGCAGTCCATCACTGCTGATATTGAGCGCCAGAAGCAGCGTGAGGCCAATGGCGAGGACATCAAgatggatgaagacgaggaggtcgacgaggaggatcCTGTGCCGGAGCTTACGCGTGCGCATTTCGAAGAGGCCATGAAGACGGCCCGTCGGTCCGTCAGCGATGTGGAAATCCGCCGGTACGAGGCTTTCGCTCAGAGCCTGAAGAACTCGggcggcagcagcttcttccgCTTCCCATCTGCGGGCGAGGTCCAGGACAACAACACGTTCGGTGAAGCCGGCAATGACGACAGCCTCTATGACTAA
- a CDS encoding uncharacterized protein (predicted protein), protein MATSQSTGITPASSESLESDLLAHLASTTALDDLHATLLCSLQRMGWTEKVRKLSQELLRGGRCERFDDVVEAVVASAEGRKHPSLAGLDNVNEEDKNSNGDADGYFEKVDVRIPEAVVEQGVRAIKEVLREVVVLDDDSDLLDHHDSHHHAGDGKQEGGGETKTKPSKSSKTGDQSLKNGDTSPVKKTDKKPKPGKQGTSGFGILVWITCHGSSGEIGV, encoded by the exons atGGCCACCTCTCAAAGCACAGGGATAACCCCAGCCTCGTCGGAAAGTCTCGAATCGGACCTCCTCGCGCACCTGGCCTCCACCACGGCGCTAGATGATCTTCATGCGACCCTCCTCTGCTCCCTGCAACGCATGGGCTGGACGGAAAAGGTTCGGAAACTATCGCAGGAGCTCCTGCGCGGTGGACGATGCGAGCGAtttgatgatgttgttgaggcCGTGGTTGCGTCCGCGGAGGGACGGAAGCATCCATCACTAGCAGGCTTGGACAATGTGAACGAGGAGGACAAGAATAGCAACGGCGATGCGGACGGGTACTTTGAGAAAGTGGATGTGCGGATCCCGGAGGCGGTGGTTGAGCAGGGGGTGAGGGCGATTAAAGAGGTATTGCGCGAGGTGGTGGTGCTCGATGATGATTCAGATCTGTTAGACCACCATGATTCGCACCATCACGCTGGTGATGGGAAGCAGGAGGGCGGCGGTGAAACGAAGACCAAACCATCCAAGTCGTCCAAGACAGGGGACCAGTCACTAAAGAATGGTGATACAAGCCCTGTTAAGAAGACGGATAAGAAGCCGAAGCCTGGAAAACAG GGTACATCTGGCTTTGGCATTCTTGTTTGGATCACTTGTCATGGGTCTTCGGGCGAGATTGGTGTTTAG